One Phalacrocorax aristotelis chromosome 14, bGulAri2.1, whole genome shotgun sequence DNA window includes the following coding sequences:
- the CHUK gene encoding inhibitor of nuclear factor kappa-B kinase subunit alpha isoform X1: MERGGPPEPGGGAERAPGGAALRGQPAGGCGPWEMRDRLGTGGFGNVCLYQHQDSGARVAIKSCRLELSVKNKDRWCHEIDIMKKLNHPNVVRACEVPEEMNFLVNDVPLLAMEYCSGGDLRKLLNKPENCCGLKESQILSLLSDIGSGIQYLHENRIIHRDLKPENIVLQDEGGKTVHKIIDLGYAKDLDQGSLCTSFVGTLQYLAPELFENKSYSVTVDYWSFGTMVFECIAGFRPFLHNLQPFTWHEKIKKKDPKHIFASEEMNGEVRFSTHLPQPHSLCGLIVELMENWLQLMLNWDPQQRGGALDPETCRPKCFLIMDHILNLKIVHILNMTSARIVSFLLHPEESLHSLQIRIEFETGISTGNQELLLETGICLDPRKPASQCVIDGVRGWDSYMVYLFDKSKTVYDGPFASRSLSDCVNYIVQDSKIQLPITQLRKVWAEAVHYVIGLKEDYSRLFQGQRAAMLSLLRYNANLIKMKNNMVSASQQLKAKLEFFHQSIRLDLERYSDQMAYGISSEKMLKAWKEMEEKASQCAQAEDIGYLDEQIMALHTEIVELQKSPYARRQGEVMESLEQRAIDLYKQLKTRPPDHAYSDSTDMVKIIVQTVQSQDRVLKELFGHLSKLLGCKQKIIDLLPKIEVALNNIKEADNSVMQMQGKRQREIWHLLKIACTQSSSRSLVSSSLEGTASTPAATWLPQSSSGNVPHPLSSMANPEDGEDFVHVIEENLNYLELFSSILQEVRQEQNNSMMSFDWSWLK; the protein is encoded by the exons ATGGAGCGGGGcggccccccggagccgggcggcggcgccgAAAGggcccccggcggggcggcgctgCGGGGGCAgccggcgggcggctgcgggccCTGGGAGATGCGTGACCGCCTGGGCACCGGCGGCTTCGGGAACGTCTGTCTCTACCAGCACCAG GACTCGGGCGCCCGGGTGGCTATCAAGTCCTGCCGGCTGGAGCTCAGCGTCAAGAACAAGGACCGCTGGTGCCATGAGATCGACATCATGAAGAA GTTAAACCATCCCAATGTAGTAAGAGCCTGTGAAGTTCCCGAGGAGATGAACTTTCTGGTTAACGACGTTCCTCTTCTGGCAATGGAATATTGTTCAGGGGGTGACCTCCGGAAG ttgctaaacaaaccagaaaactgCTGTGGTCTTAAGGAAAGTCAAATACTTTCTCTGCTTAGCGACATTG GGTCCGGTATCCAGTATTTGCATGAAAATAGAATTATACACAGAGATTTAAAGCCTGAAAATATTGTCCTTCAGGATGAAGGTGGGAAG ACTGTTCACAAAATAATAGACTTGGGATACGCAAAGGATCTGGATCAAGGAAGTTTATGCACTTCGTTTGTTGGAACATTGCAGTATTTG GCTCCAGAACTCTTTGAGAATAAATCCTACTCAGTTACTGTTGATTACTGGAGCTTTGGAACGATGGTGTTTGAATGCATTGCAGGATTTAGACCTTTCTTACATAATCTACAGCCGTTTACCTG GCATGAAAAAATCAAGAAGAAGGATCCAAAGCACATCTTTGCTTCTGAAGAGATGAATGGGGAGGTTCGCTTTAGTACCCATTTGCCGCAGCCTCACAGCCTCTGTGG TTTAATTGTAGAACTGATGGAAAACTGGTTACAACTGATGCTGAATTGGGATCCACAACAGAGGGGTGGAGCTTTAGATCCTGAGACCTGTCGTCCTAAGTGTTTCCTAATAATGGATCACATACTGAATTTGAAG ATAGTACACATCCTAAATATGACCTCTGCCAGGATTGTTTCGTTTCTCTTGCATCCTGAGGAAAGCCTTCATTCCCTTCAGATTCGGATTGAATTTGAAACTGGAATAAGTACTGGAAATCAGGAACTGCTGTTGGAAACAGGGATTTGCCTGGACCCTCGGAAACCTGCTTCCCAGTGTGTTATTGATGGCGTA AGAGGCTGGGATAGCTACATGGTCTATTTGTTTGATAAAAGCAAAACTGTCTATGATGGACCCTTTGCTTCTCGAAGTCTGTCTGACTGTGTAAATTACATTG TACAGGATAGTAAAATCCAACTGCCAATTACTCAGCTGCGCAAGGTATGGGCAGAAGCAGTTCACTACGTGATTGGGCTAAAAGAAGATTATAGCAGACTTTTCCAGGGCCAGAGAGCTGCCAT GCTCAGTCTTCTTCGGTATAATGCCAACctaatcaaaatgaaaaacaacatgGTGTCAGCATCTCAGcaactgaaagcaaagctgGAATTCTTTCATCAAAGCATTCGCCTTGACCTGGAGAGATACAGTGACCAGATGGCTTATGGCATAT cttcagaaaagaTGCTCAAAGCCTGGAAGGAGatggaagagaaggcctctCAGTGTGCCCAG GCTGAAGATATTGGATATCTGGATGAGCAGATCATGGCTCTGCACACAGAGATTGTAGAGCTTCAAAAAAGCCCGTACGCAAGGCGCCAAGGAGAGGTCATGGAGAGCTT ggaACAGAGAGCCATAGACCTGTACAAGCAGTTAAAAACAAGACCTCCAG ATCATGCCTACAGTGACAGCACGGACATGGTGAAGATCATTGTACAGACAGTACAGAGCCAAGACCGAGTTCTCAAGGAGCTCTTTGGCCATCTCAG CAAGCTCTTGGGCTGTAAGCAGAAGATCATTGACTTGCTTCCAAAGATTGAAGTGGCTCTAAATAACATCAAGGAAGCTGACAACTCAGTGATGCAGATGCAGGGCAAAAGACAAAGGGAGATATGGCATTTGCTGAAAATTGCTTGC ACTCAGAGCTCTTCTCGATCACTTGTAAGCTCCAGCCTGGAAGGAACAGCCTCAACTCCGGCAGCCACGTGGCTCCCACAGAGCTCCTCAGGGAATGTACCTCACCCTCTGTCATCTATGGCAAATCCTGAAGATGG ggAAGATTTTGTCCATGTGATAGAAGAGAATCTGAATTACCTCGAACTCTTTAGCAGTATTTTGCAGGAGGTGAGACAGGAGCAAAACAACAGCATGATG AGTTTCGATTGGAGCTGGCTGAAATAG
- the CHUK gene encoding inhibitor of nuclear factor kappa-B kinase subunit alpha isoform X2, which produces MVFECIAGFRPFLHNLQPFTWHEKIKKKDPKHIFASEEMNGEVRFSTHLPQPHSLCGLIVELMENWLQLMLNWDPQQRGGALDPETCRPKCFLIMDHILNLKIVHILNMTSARIVSFLLHPEESLHSLQIRIEFETGISTGNQELLLETGICLDPRKPASQCVIDGVRGWDSYMVYLFDKSKTVYDGPFASRSLSDCVNYIVQDSKIQLPITQLRKVWAEAVHYVIGLKEDYSRLFQGQRAAMLSLLRYNANLIKMKNNMVSASQQLKAKLEFFHQSIRLDLERYSDQMAYGISSEKMLKAWKEMEEKASQCAQAEDIGYLDEQIMALHTEIVELQKSPYARRQGEVMESLEQRAIDLYKQLKTRPPDHAYSDSTDMVKIIVQTVQSQDRVLKELFGHLSKLLGCKQKIIDLLPKIEVALNNIKEADNSVMQMQGKRQREIWHLLKIACTQSSSRSLVSSSLEGTASTPAATWLPQSSSGNVPHPLSSMANPEDGEDFVHVIEENLNYLELFSSILQEVRQEQNNSMMSFDWSWLK; this is translated from the exons ATGGTGTTTGAATGCATTGCAGGATTTAGACCTTTCTTACATAATCTACAGCCGTTTACCTG GCATGAAAAAATCAAGAAGAAGGATCCAAAGCACATCTTTGCTTCTGAAGAGATGAATGGGGAGGTTCGCTTTAGTACCCATTTGCCGCAGCCTCACAGCCTCTGTGG TTTAATTGTAGAACTGATGGAAAACTGGTTACAACTGATGCTGAATTGGGATCCACAACAGAGGGGTGGAGCTTTAGATCCTGAGACCTGTCGTCCTAAGTGTTTCCTAATAATGGATCACATACTGAATTTGAAG ATAGTACACATCCTAAATATGACCTCTGCCAGGATTGTTTCGTTTCTCTTGCATCCTGAGGAAAGCCTTCATTCCCTTCAGATTCGGATTGAATTTGAAACTGGAATAAGTACTGGAAATCAGGAACTGCTGTTGGAAACAGGGATTTGCCTGGACCCTCGGAAACCTGCTTCCCAGTGTGTTATTGATGGCGTA AGAGGCTGGGATAGCTACATGGTCTATTTGTTTGATAAAAGCAAAACTGTCTATGATGGACCCTTTGCTTCTCGAAGTCTGTCTGACTGTGTAAATTACATTG TACAGGATAGTAAAATCCAACTGCCAATTACTCAGCTGCGCAAGGTATGGGCAGAAGCAGTTCACTACGTGATTGGGCTAAAAGAAGATTATAGCAGACTTTTCCAGGGCCAGAGAGCTGCCAT GCTCAGTCTTCTTCGGTATAATGCCAACctaatcaaaatgaaaaacaacatgGTGTCAGCATCTCAGcaactgaaagcaaagctgGAATTCTTTCATCAAAGCATTCGCCTTGACCTGGAGAGATACAGTGACCAGATGGCTTATGGCATAT cttcagaaaagaTGCTCAAAGCCTGGAAGGAGatggaagagaaggcctctCAGTGTGCCCAG GCTGAAGATATTGGATATCTGGATGAGCAGATCATGGCTCTGCACACAGAGATTGTAGAGCTTCAAAAAAGCCCGTACGCAAGGCGCCAAGGAGAGGTCATGGAGAGCTT ggaACAGAGAGCCATAGACCTGTACAAGCAGTTAAAAACAAGACCTCCAG ATCATGCCTACAGTGACAGCACGGACATGGTGAAGATCATTGTACAGACAGTACAGAGCCAAGACCGAGTTCTCAAGGAGCTCTTTGGCCATCTCAG CAAGCTCTTGGGCTGTAAGCAGAAGATCATTGACTTGCTTCCAAAGATTGAAGTGGCTCTAAATAACATCAAGGAAGCTGACAACTCAGTGATGCAGATGCAGGGCAAAAGACAAAGGGAGATATGGCATTTGCTGAAAATTGCTTGC ACTCAGAGCTCTTCTCGATCACTTGTAAGCTCCAGCCTGGAAGGAACAGCCTCAACTCCGGCAGCCACGTGGCTCCCACAGAGCTCCTCAGGGAATGTACCTCACCCTCTGTCATCTATGGCAAATCCTGAAGATGG ggAAGATTTTGTCCATGTGATAGAAGAGAATCTGAATTACCTCGAACTCTTTAGCAGTATTTTGCAGGAGGTGAGACAGGAGCAAAACAACAGCATGATG AGTTTCGATTGGAGCTGGCTGAAATAG